The DNA segment TCATTgttattccttttttttgaaaaaaaaaataattgttattCACATCTAAACGTGAAAtgatttcttttataaataaaatttgctTCTCTATAATCAATTGCTTCTTTCTATAAACAATAGTTTTCCTTCTCAAAcggaattatttattttctctacCAGTCCTTGCATGGTGGAGTGGGCCGAGTGGCCCTCCTAAGATTTATCGCTAGTCGAGCCATAAGCTCTCAATCGAATCACCGCTTCAAATTAGCGGGTCCATAATCAATCTTTCAACAACTTCTTTGTGGCTGacacaaaaaataaagaatctGTGACCACATTCTAACCGGCTCACAGAGACATGGACCAGAACACAAGACCTATTTGTGCTTAGCCATTTAAAGGtcatttaaaatacaaatgattaaagGAGATGATGTgctaaaaaaaagattaaaggAGATGAACTGGACTAGATATTTTacaagattttatattattcagctaataaatttgaaaacattttaaattatgggttaaattttcaataattcCTGCTTCAAATTAGCGGGGTATATGATCAGTCAAATTGTCAACAATTTCTTTGTGGCTCATAAAAAGAACTGTGATCTGTGACCACATAGTGTAAGCGGCTCACAGACAAATGGACCAGAGCACAAGAGACATAATTACTGGCCCTTGGCTCGTGGTACCGATGTCCGACAAGTCTTTCAGGTTATCAACTTTGATGTGCAAAATAAAGGTGGCTATCAAGTAAAACAGTtcaaatcatttattaaaataatatacaatttcatctaaaactataatattcggatttacttttttttttaaatcaagaaATTAGAACAAAACATCCTAAACTTGCAAAGAATCTAAAAATTTAttgcttaaaatatttttgacaaaaaataaattttaaatgactagtttttgttttctcaaaCAAATTATAAGTTTAATAACACTATTTTAATTAGAAACAGAAACTGCACGCAGATTTATTATGGCATATGAAGAGAATATGTAAAAGAACATTCAACACATAAAATGAGATTCTGTAATCACCAAATTGGATGTTGAGACATATGAAAATTATGATTTCAAACCGTTCAAATCTTTATATAGCTACACTTGTGCATGTATATAAAAAACCCTTTGAAGCATATGTGCATACTGGGCCAAATCACAGTATCTCAAAACCCTAGTTGCTATTCTTACTTGAAAACCCTCTCAAACACTTAAAGCCACTGGATCTTGCCATGAAACCTTCCTCTTCACTGCTGCTCTGTTTAACTCTTTCTCCACGTCTCTGCAAATCGGCAACTTCATCTCGCAACGTAGATCATCGTTTCCACTACCAAGCATTGCCTTTTTTGTTGCTTCAACGACCACTTGTCCACCATTCGCTTCCggttcctcttcttctctctacaaccaaaacacacaaaatcaaGCTCTGATCAGTTTCTCAATTCTCAAGACACCAACCAAGGAAGAACCTAAAAACATGAGAAGCTGTTCTGTCTTTTTACCGAGATCTTGTTTAGGTCAAAGGCCGGGACTTTGAAAGTGCTCCCACCTCCGTTAAGATCAGGAAGTGGAGATGAGTCAGTCAGAAACTCGTCTCCTCTCCTCCTTTTCGAATTCTTCTCTAATGCCAATTCCTCCTTCTCTCTCAGAGAAGAGCTCTTTCTTTTACTCGGCACCTTCACATCTCCAGACTCAGACAATCTCAACAAGTTGGGAGATGATGTTTCAAGAGTTTGCTCTTGCTTCAAGTGTTTGTATCTACGTCTCAAGAACCTATACCGTTTTGATCAAAACATACTCAGTAAGAGCTACACCAATGTACCCATCATCACAAAGCCAATTAAACGTTAAGAGATGAGAGGGTTAATATACCTAACTTCAGCGTCAAGGTTTGATCGTCTCTGTTTCATCACCTCCAGTTTCCTCATCTTAAACTCTGTTTcctgaaaataacaaaaaaagttcAAAGCTTTATCTTATATCTGCTCGATCAGAATCAACCCAACACCAACAATTCCAAATCGCCAGATCCAGATGGAATCGAAGAGGAACCCTAATTACCTTTCGCAATTCGTGATAATCCTGCAGAAGGGATTGATGCTTGAACATGATCCTGGGATCGACGGAATCAGTAATCTCCTTCATCGGATCGGATCAGAGAATCGCAGATACGAgcgaagaagaaggaaaaagtagagaggaagaagaagagagaaggaaGGAGAAAAGGGGATTAGGTTTAAATGGTGGCGAGAGAGTCTTATTCCTTGTATGAAACTCCTTTCTTCTTGACCAATGACTTATGAACCCACAAAGAAGAAGCCACCACATCATTACAATTTCTAGATTGTTATTGTAAGTAATTAAATTTTTggattttccttcttttttttttttagttgagAGGAGTTTATGAGACAGACCAGACAAGCAAACAGAAAAAATAGGAGTAGTCATCAAGATGGTAAAGGAAGATGAaggaaataaaattgaaaacttttcttgtttttttttttcttctgtgttGTGTCTTTTTGGAAAGTTGCAGAAGGGCATTGAAATGCTGACTAGTACACAGGAAAAAAGGTTCTTTCTTTATTGtgtttgttttatgatttataGGTTTATGTCtttgtgagttgggtttgatgATTGGTGGAGGGTTGAATTTAAAAAAGCACATATGGATGGGTCATTGAAGAGATAAAGAAATGAAATTTTGTGGAcagataattaattaaaagagaTGGGGTCTAGAGAGAGACATCAAAAATTAAAGAATTGGgaaagatgaaaagaaataaaagataaaacagGAGGAGAAGAAAACTATGGAGGAGGAGACTGAAAAGAGAGATGACTGCTCTGGTGTGTATGTATGTGTATATGAACTGGACCCATCCTGATAGACTTACCATTATAccctttgaattatttttttgttaaaaatactgactaataaaattattttttgacaaaaaattgtttgttgaccaaaaaacaaaatttttatattaattataggtTCCTTGGGTTTTCTCATCCTAacccatcttatatattaaaatagaagtcacaaccttgattcatgtgtgattttttttaaaatagactTAATGGACATAttcctagaaagtcatgttacatttaatatcTAACTTTATCACTTAAATTTTGAGCCtacaaaatttttttattgggctatcaataattaaatttaaaaatagatggtccattagatttatatatagtataaataaaataaatataatttaatgttgtaatactatacttCTATATGcagaatatttaaatatttttcgaagttaacttttaaaattataaagatttttttgttaaataacaaaaatcatattatctaacaatgattaatctttaataccttaaaccaatgaaaacaaattttaaactatatagtttattttaaaaactaaacaaaaattaaatgtttaattatttactcgataatataaatctttgaaacaaaaattttaatttcttaaaaactttctaaatttgtgaaatattacaatatctttgaatatgacaacaaaacaatattttactaatctttatatatatagttatgattttaataatgaaataataatccgaaaatatatatatagaagaagatacaaatacatgtgaaagtatgaaacaatctattcaatggaaaaaaaatatacaataagcttattatgttttaaaaattgataggcacatatatattataatatttactaatcttatatattaaaacatgagtcacaactttgattcatgtaggattttttaaaaaattgaccCTCCCTAAAAATCAgttatcattcatttattactaataagATGGATTAATAATATCATTCATAATATAACATCGACTCCTAAAAACCCGGATTGGTTAACAAActcaccttgattcatgtgtgatatttttatttgaatcatcatttaaaatttgtagtaaatgtatttctttaatgctaatatataatcttttaactgctgaaatcataatataatttgatatcttttaatttaaaatataaatataaatatttaattttcttaacaaatgtGTTGAAAAACGTTATAGCAATatcttaattatcaaaaattgtatataaatattttctctaattttgtaattagtaataaaattaatgttactatacattaatatatatattttattatatattaatgttattatacaaataatcagttatcttttataaaatgaaaaacacTATATCAAAgtttactattttatagttatatctatcattttaaaataaaaaaattgtatttaactaaatatgataaaattattttaaattgataaattaatatattttattttgacaaacattaaaaatttatgctagaaatataatatgttggtagaacgggttaacattagtaaattagataattcatgtataaaattaacttattttaaacttttttttatatatatatatatagttattatcttaaatgaataaacatacaaaaatactgataaaggaaatctagcgctttgaattacggatcaggatcataataattgaataaaaaataattttaaaatatatataataaaagataccaaatatatatgtgatgatttaaaataatcaattaacttacaacatgaaaactatcaaattgttatatttaagatagttatatataaacatttaaatatataattaactttaaaaatatattctaattatgtaatatatatatataaacatgaaaattaataCCCGCACTGTTGTGCGGGTCCAAATCTAGTTTGTATTGATGGCCAAGTATAAAATATAAGCATCAACTAAAGCCCATTAAACTCATTATCCTACAATAGTTTTTCTTTAGACCATCTGGTTTATCGATTGAGTGTGAGCCAAAAGACCAATAACTTCTTAGTATATCGTAGCTAAAGGCTTCTTTTACAAAGAACAAAAGCATGCATCAAAAGTTGCCGCGTTCATGTCGTGTGTCGTTTACTCGCAGTCAATGGGGACATCGTCACATCGACACCGTCCGTGACCATTACACCGGCTTCCACGAAGCAAAGTGCGGTTCCCActttcattttgttttgttttgtttgttttttcttatttttttcttacctAAACAAAATTTGTAGGTCGTGTCTGAAACTGGGGTTACAAAGCTTACAATATCCATTTATTTCTTTTGTGATAAGCTAAATTcagatttagattttttttttctttctaaatatTCATATTCCAACTAAGAGTATGATTACTGAAAGTTCTCTCTAAATATAAcaccaaaaatattatattaaattagtgaatatattaaaaacttgAAAATCCACACTAAATCCATTAAAATTTCTCAAATAAGAGAATTTCGTTGTGAATTTATCAAGTTTTCGAAATACTTATCaacttaatataaatatattgtggTTTAACATTtctatgaaaattaaataaattcaaGAAATAAATCCTAATTAGGagaaataatcaaatttatttaccaacaaaaaaaaatctcctcACCCCgggaaaaaaattaatgttaacCCTATATATAACAGGAAAATCAATTTAGAGATACATAattgggatttttgcaaaattgacctataacttaaagtcaaacacaaaactaacctcctttttttttgaaaattggttttgccctattcaccccacaagttcatataatttacgaaaatgccatccattttttttttattttttttttcgaaaatgacatttttactctctcaccctcatcatcttcaagtaattacaagattgccattgtcatcaataccacaaccaccatgaacaaccaatttgaagctcttagtgctcctaaaatcgatttacccttcttctttttccattcttgtgacctaaacacaacatatctctcactttctctccacaatgagctaaaaaaactcaagattttgattctaaaatttttatggttcatagagtcatagaagctaacgattatgggtgggtgacttccgtttgtgattctgtgtgcttggagaagccttatgtatgctaaggaacttatctcactaatttaaggtatgacatcgagtttttttccagatctgttcgtcagacgacttacttgggaagtcgtctggctgtagacgacttacctttcagtcgtctggctgtagacgacttacctggaagtcgtctggtcaacgcagaggttatttttgcaattgactttgaaatctgtaacctgagacgactgaaagttaagtcgtctactattgtttggtttcaaaaaaaattccaaagaacctagacgacttacatttcagtcgtcataggttagttttgtatttgactggataatttcagaagtttgacttccccagacgacttacatttcagtcgtctggcgaaaattaaaataataatattttttttaaagtaaacgacttacaattaagtagtcataggttagttttgcaattgaaaaaaaaaacttcaagatttaattatacacagacgacttataattcagtcgtccaccagacgacttaattgtaagtcgtccaggatttttttccgagattctggtcaaacctcgtaaatcctggacgacttacatttcagtcgtctcgtggacgactgaattataagtcgtctgtatataattaaatcttgaagttttttttttcaattgcaaaactaacctatgacgacttaactttaagtcgtctacttttaaaaaaatattattattttaattttcactagacgactgaaacgtaagtcgtccaaaaagtcaaacttctgaaataatccagtcaaatgcaaaactaacctctgacgactgaaatgtaagtcgtctagcttttttggagttttttttttaaccaaacaatagtagacgacttaactttcagtcgtccgaaataacagatttcaaagtcaattgcaaaaataacctctgcgttgaccagacgacatatagtttagtcgtctagacaacttagattgaagtcgtccgcgtcttctccactagtttttaagtcttctacgttagtttatgaataacttgtatttttaagagtgataagtaacttcaagatatgtaaaactcatatttacaaaatatgttctctcccttagttttactaaatttgactaagtttttcaatgcaaacttataaaaaatatgatatgctttgactagttactattgtttgtttccatctcttaccaacattcttgtttattaagatgagaaaaaggccattggagtttattattgcatatgagagatccaaagataagaaaaaggctactgaagtctattatttcattgatttgtaaatatgtaaacacattgttagcacatttaatacatcttggaaaacattattactgattttacaaaaaattcacaactaaaagagtatacatgcaattcataaaacagatcacaaacaaaactattatagatcattcatctacaaagacaagcttggattccacttgagtagacaagaccagacaacttttaagaagttcagacgacttctaagaagtccagacgacttccaggaagttcagacgactttgccagaagacttttaggaagttcagacgacttccagacgacttccagatgacttccagacgactaacaagtaagtcgtcccagaagttttccagatctgaaaaacctgcatattaaatccagatctgaaaaacctgcatattcaaaaacgttcaaatggcttaaaaacagaaaaaaatgagtggaagattatataaatctacctttacagaacacacaaaaatacatatctaaaaataatagatctacctttaaattagtggaagatgagtaccaaataattaaaaacctgcaaaaaaaaatagattagtaacaaagacatgagacaaaattgaaaaattcatataaagtttggtgttttaaagtcaaagagattagagtgggtttggagagttttagtttgggaaaaaagtaagaactttatacaacaagaagttaccaaatgaagaaaaatcagacataagaacttaccaaaacgctcagaaaaatccagacgacttcctagaagtccagacgacttcctggaagtccagacgacttcctggaagtccagacgacttcctggaagtccagacgacttcctggaagtccagacgacttcctggaagtccagacgactttgtcagaagacttccagatgacttccagacgacttccagacgactaacaggtaagtcgtcccagaagtcttccagatctgaaaaacctgcacatcaaatccagatctgaaaaacctgcatattcaaaaacgttcaaatgacttaaaaatagagaaaatgagtggaagattagataaatctacatttatagaacacacaaaaatacatatctaaaactaatagatctacctctaaattagtggaagatgagtaccatttgattaaaaacctgcaaaagagatagattagtaagaaatacatgagacaaaactgaaaaattcatataaagtttggtgttttcaagtcaaagagattagagagaggttggagagttttagaatgatgaacattacatttttgttgcagccatttgagaggaggagagagaatgtgtaaatttttctttatatagggagacaaaaaatccaattagattaaatatttttgactcagacgacttcctggacgacttacatttcagtcgtctggtgaagaaattaaaacagacgacttacatgtaagtcgtccagaagagtttaatatttttagcgggaaattaaatatttttagcgggaaactaaaatagaagatttTCCaaacgacttacaagtaagtcgtctggacgactgaaatatacgtcgtccgggtaaattatttaacagacgactgaaatataagtcgtccacaccctaaacataacccctaaacttaattatctaattaaacacttcataaaaccaaatcaaacttgaaaagtgtttactatacacagaaataaacacatataggtgaaaactaatttttgaaaaaaacattttagttttccaaaatctaaccctaacaatacgtacaatactacaacatatgtttgccaaactcctaaaccaaagtatttcatgattcactacttccactcatatatcttcaaaacaaatcaattttatcatatcttaatttatatcagttaaaactgtttataattacttgatttttattttttacgcatctaaatatttttttacaagatttataaattatttttaaaataaactggtaccagacgacttacacttcagtcgtccagacgacttacacttcagtcgtccagacgacttacacttcagtcgtccagacgacttccaacatctcagacgactcagacgatttactggggctatattcgtaaaaatggcttctgtttttttgtttggtcacaaggggctgagctgtaatttcactaggcttttaggttagttttgcatttgattcaagtttgggtataggtttggaattaaaatcaagttgtgggttagttttggcaaaaacccctacaTAATTTTcacgtttcttttttttcgtcgtcgtcgtctctctctctctcgcgccccgtaaagttattatttttcttattcgtTTTGGTCAATTGCACCAAGAAAACAACAGGAATCAAAGGTTcgtatcctcctcctcctcctctcttgCTTGTGATTGTCAATTCCGAATCGAATCACGAGATCTGTCTCCTCGGATTCAGTAACAATTATTCTTAGATCGTAGGCTCCTCGATGAACGCTTTCTCTTTAGGATCTGTTCTCTGCGTTTCCTGATCCGATTGCTTCATTGACTTAGACCAGATCTGTTTCTCGATCAATTTCTTCAATTTAAGCATCATCTCCACGATCTGATTTCAAAGTATTGTTTTTTAGGGCACGAATTTGAAGATCGAAGATGTTAGAACAGCTTCTGATCTTCACACGAGGAGGATTAATCCTCTGGACATGCAAGGAGCTCGGAAAGGCTCTCAAAAGCTCACCAATCGACACTCTGATCCGCTCCTGCCTCCTCGAGGAGCGATCTGGTGA comes from the Brassica rapa cultivar Chiifu-401-42 chromosome A01, CAAS_Brap_v3.01, whole genome shotgun sequence genome and includes:
- the LOC103852566 gene encoding uncharacterized protein LOC103852566; this encodes MKEITDSVDPRIMFKHQSLLQDYHELRKETEFKMRKLEVMKQRRSNLDAEVRFLRRRYKHLKQEQTLETSSPNLLRLSESGDVKVPSKRKSSSLREKEELALEKNSKRRRGDEFLTDSSPLPDLNGGGSTFKVPAFDLNKISREEEEPEANGGQVVVEATKKAMLGSGNDDLRCEMKLPICRDVEKELNRAAVKRKVSWQDPVALSV